In Vitis riparia cultivar Riparia Gloire de Montpellier isolate 1030 chromosome 19, EGFV_Vit.rip_1.0, whole genome shotgun sequence, the following proteins share a genomic window:
- the LOC117908092 gene encoding disease resistance protein At4g27190-like, protein MEFVASVLGSVVAEACRHLCGFPCSKFSNPFKFKSNVNDLEKEIQHLTDLRSEVENEFNFESVSTTRVSEWLTAVGGVESKVGSTTTDLSANKEKCYGGFVNCCLRGGEVAKALKEVRRLQADGNSIANMVAAHGQSRAVEHIPAQSIEDQPTASQNLAKILHLLEDGVGSIGVWGMGGVGKTTLVKNLNKQLGNSSSTPPFGMVIWVTVSKQLDLMRIQTRIAERLSMGVDKNDSTENVAIKLHRRLKQQNKFLLILDDVWEGIDLDALGVPRPEVQPGCKIILTTRFRDVCREMKTDVEFKMNVLNDAEAWDLFCKSAGKVATLRHIKPLAKAVAKECGGLPLEIIIMGTSMRGKTKVELWNNSLNQLQSSLPHSIKGIEAKVYRPLKWSYDSLQGKDIKHCFLYCALFPEDFSIEISELVQCWWAEGLIDNQKNYDDIHNTGIALVESLKDCCLLEDGDFKDTVKMHDVVRDVALWIASSLEDECKSLVRSGVSLSHISPVELSGPLKRVSFMLNSLKSLPNCVMQCSEVSTLLLQDNPLLRRVPEDFFMGFLALKVLNMSGTHIRRLPLSLLQLGQLHSLLLRDCIYLEELPPLGSLNRLQVLDCNGTGIKELPNEMEQLSNLRVLNLSRTDNLKTIQAGVVSELSGLEILDMTHSNYKWGVKEGQASLEELGCLEQLIFCSIGLDRNTCTASEELVWITKLKRFQFLMGSIDSMIDKRTKYKERVVIFSDLDLSGERIGGWLTHVDALDLDSCWGLNGMLETLVTNSVGCFSCLKKLTISHSYSSFKPAEGHGALYDLLPNLEEIHLHFLRQLHSISELVDHLGLRFSKLRVMEVTRCPYLEHLLDCGGVILTLENLEDLKVSSCPEVVELFKCSSLSNSVADPIVPGLQRIKLTDLPKLKSLSRQRGTWPHLAYVEVIGCDSLKKLPLSKRSANALKEIVGEVEWWNRLEWDRIDIQSKLQPFF, encoded by the coding sequence ATGGAATTCGTGGCTTCAGTATTGGGGTCAGTAGTTGCAGAAGCTTGTCGACATCTTTGTGGGTTTCCCTGTTCTAAATTTAGTAATCCcttcaaattcaaatcaaaCGTTAATGATCTCGAAAAGGAGATTCAGCATCTAACTGATCTGAGATCTGAAGTGGAAAATGAGTTTAATTTTGAGTCGGTTTCAACGACACGAGTAAGTGAGTGGCTTACGGCGGTTGGAGGGGTAGAGAGTAAGGTGGGTTCAACGACAACAGATTTATCAGCCAACAAAGAGAAGTGTTACGGTGGATTTGTAAATTGCTGTCTGCGTGGTGGGGAAGTGGCAAAGGCCCTCAAGGAGGTACGAAGACTTCAAGCCGATGGAAATTCCATCGCCAACATGGTCGCTGCACATGGTCAATCAAGAGCAGTGGAGCACATACCAGCCCAATCAATTGAAGATCAACCAACAGCTTCCCAAAATTTGGCCAAAATTTTGCATCTTCTGGAGGATGGTGTTGGGAGTATAGGCGTTTGGGGTATGGGGGGAGTGGGCAAAACCACTCTGGTAAAGAACTTGAACAAGCAGCTCGGGAATTCTTCTTCAACCCCACCTTTTGGCATGGTCATATGGGTTACTGTGTCCAAGCAGCTGGACTTGATGAGGATCCAAACCCGAATTGCTGAGAGATTGAGCATGGGAGTGGACAAGAATGATAGCACGGAGAATGTGGCTATTAAATTGCATCGGAGGCTGAAGCAGCAAAACAAGTTTCTCCTCATTCTGGATGATGTTTGGGAGGGAATTGATTTGGATGCTTTGGGTGTCCCACGGCCTGAAGTTCAACCGGGTTGTAAGATCATACTGACAACTCGATTTAGAGACGTTTGTCGAGAGATGAAGACTGATGTAGAATTTAAAATGAATGTCCTAAATGACGCAGAAGCTTGGGATTTGTTCTGTAAAAGCGCAGGCAAGGTGGCCACCTTACGACATATCAAGCCATTAGCAAAGGCAGTAGCTAAAGAATGTGGTGGATTGCCCTTGGAAATAATTATCATGGGGACATCTATGAGGGGAAAAACAAAGGTTGAGCTCTGGAATAATTCCTTGAACCAACTTCAAAGTTCACTGCCACATAGCATCAAAGGAATCGAGGCTAAGGTGTACAGGCCCTTAAAGTGGAGCTACGACTCCTTACAAGGTAAGGATATCAAGCATTGCTTCCTATATTGCGCTTTGTTTCCGGAGGATTTCTCAATTGAAATAAGTGAACTTGTACAATGCTGGTGGGCAGAAGGTCTCATAGATAATCAAAAGAACTATGATGATATACACAACACGGGAATTGCTTTAGTTGAATCTTTGAAGGACTGTTGTTTGCTGGAAGATGGTGACTTTAAGGACACTGTGAAAATGCATGATGTAGTTCGTGATGTTGCCTTATGGATTGCATCCTCCTTGGAGGATGAATGTAAATCCCTCGTTCGCTCGGGAGTGAGCTTGAGTCATATTTCACCAGTTGAATTATCGGGGCCCCTCAAGAGAGTTTCTTTCATGCTCAACAGTTTAAAAAGTCTACCCAATTGTGTGATGCAGTGTTCAGAGGTATCAACTTTGCTTCTACAAGATAATCCCCTCCTTCGCAGAGTTCCAGAGGACTTTTTTATGGGATTTCTGGCGCTCAAGGTCTTGAATATGAGCGGGACCCATATCCGTAGGCTGCCTCTTTCCCTTCTCCAACTTGGACAACTCCACAGTCTTCTTTTACGGGATTGCATTTATCTTGAAGAATTGCCCCCACTGGGAAGCCTTAATAGACTGCAAGTGCTCGACTGTAATGGCACTGGTATTAAGGAGTTGCCAAATGAGATGGAACAGTTGAGCAACTTAAGGGTATTAAACCTGTCACGAACTGACAACTTGAAAACTATTCAAGCAGGGGTAGTATCAGAGTTGTCCGGGCTAGAGATTCTAGACATGACCCATAGTAATTACAAATGGGGTGTGAAAGAGGGACAGGCATCATTGGAGGAGCTAGGATGCCTTGAGCAgttaattttttgttcaattGGGTTGGATAGAAACACATGTACTGCCTCGGAGGAGCTTGTTTGGATAACAAAATTGAAACGCTTCCAATTTCTTATGGGCTCAATCGATTCCATGATTGACAAACGAACCAAATACAAGGAAAGGGTAGTGATCTTCAGTGATCTTGATCTCTCTGGAGAAAGGATTGGAGGGTGGTTAACTCATGTGGATGCCCTGGATTTGGATTCTTGCTGGGGACTAAATGGGATGCTTGAAACCTTGGTCACAAACAGCGTTGGTTGCTTTTCTTGTTTGAAGAAACTGACCATTTCCCATTCTTACAGCAGCTTTAAGCCCGCAGAAGGACATGGTGCTCTGTATGACCTGCTACCTAATCTAGAGGAGATTCACCTTCATTTTCTCAGACAATTACATAGCATTTCAGAATTAGTTGATCATCTTGGACTAAGATTCTCAAAACTAAGAGTCATGGAGGTAACCCGCTGCCCCTACTTAGAGCATCTCCTCGATTGTGGTGGTGTTATTTTAACCTTGGAGAACCTGGAAGACCTAAAGGTATCGTCCTGTCCCGAGGTAGTTGAGCTCTTCAAATGCAGTTCACTATCGAACTCAGTTGCCGATCCAATTGTTCCAGGCCTACAGAGAATAAAGTTGACAGACCTTCCCAAATTAAAGAGCTTAAGCAGACAACGGGGGACATGGCCGCATCTAGCTTATGTTGAAGTGATAGGTTGTGACAGCCTCAAGAAATTACCTCTCAGTAAGAGAAGTGCAAATGCCCTGAAAGAAATAGTAGGCGAAGTGGAGTGGTGGAACCGATTGGAGTGGGATCGGATTGATATCCAGTCCAAACTTCAGCCCTTTTTTTAA